Genomic DNA from Pseudomonas helmanticensis:
GCCGTTGGGGTTGGTGATGCGCAAGACCGAACCGCGATCGGCGATTGCCGAGAAGTGTTTTGCCGAGGCACGGACGTTGTTTGGGGTTGAAGTGTGAAACACCACCCTGTGGCGAGGGGGCTTGCCCCCGTTGGACTGCGCAGCAGGCCCAGCTTTTTTGGGGCCGCTTCGCGTCCCAACGGGGGCAAGTCCCCTCACCACAGGACTCCTGCCAAATCTTGCCTGCACTGGAGGTCACAAGCAGGTGTTCAAGATATTTCACATTGCTCGTTTACACGCCCGCAGATTCCCCCTTACTATCCAGAGCACACCGGTCGGCGAGTCAATCCCGCCACCGACGTTTTCCGCCAACGGAAACACGCGTTATGAGCACGTCACCACAACAACTAAAATCGTTGAACGTCTCCGCTGTGTGCATCCTCTGCCAAAGGGGCCGCGCATGAATCGTATCGTCAATCTCCCCATGGCCCTGCGCCGTTCCAAGCTGCGTCACTCCGCACGCCCGCCGGATATCGCCCTTTAAATCGCTAATGCCTGCCAGTCAGCGATCAACATGACGGCGAGACCATTGTGGCGAGGGAGCTTGCTCCCGCTGGGGCGCGAAGCGGCCCTCGCTCTTGATCTGAAACGCCGGCGACTGCTACGCAGTCCAGCGGGAGCAAGCTCTCTCGCCACAGGTTCAGAGTCAGTCCTGACAATCGGGCATTAGCGAAATACCTTTTCTTTTTGATATCCCTGCCAGGACACCCACGCCTGTTGCTGCGTCGTGTCCGGCCCGAATCTGCGCGCCTGTGCGGCGCCATCGTGAGTGATTGAACATGAAATTCGCAGCCATTGAAGACGCCCGCCTGTTCCTCGAACAGAACCCCGATATCGACATGATCGAGTTGTTCATCCTCGACGCCAACGGTGTGCCGCGCGGCAAGTTGCTGCACCGCGAAGAACTGCTCGCCGTCTACGAAAGCGGTCGCCCGTTGCCGAGCACCATCCTCGGTCTGACCGTGCAAGGTGAAGACGTCGAGAACTCCGGTCTGGTCTGGGACGTCGGCGATATCGACTGCCGCGCCTATCCGCTGGAAGGCAGTCTGGTGCGCCTGCCATGGCGGCAGATCCCGACTGCTGCCGTACAGGTCAGCATGCACCCGACCGAGGGCATGCCGGCGAGCATCGCCGACCCACGACACTTGCTGATCAAGGTCATCGACAGCCTCAAGGCCGAGGGTTATCACCCGGTGATGGCCTGCGAGCTGGAGTTCTATCTGCTCGACGCCAAACGCGATCACAACGGCCGACCGCAACCGGCACTGGACGCCGACGGTGGGCGACCGCGACACACCCAGGTCTACGGTTTACGCGAGTTGGAACAGATCGAACCGTTCCTCGCCGACCTTTATGGCGCCTGCAAACTGCACGGCATTCCAGCGCGCACGGCGATCTCCGAATACGCGCCGGGCCAAGTGGAAATCACCCTCGAACACGGCGATGCGCTGGCGGCGATGGATCAGGCCGTGCGTTACAAACGGCTGGTCAAAGCCGTGGCGCACAAGCACGGCATGCAAGCGACGTTCATGGCGAAACCGTTCGATGACCTGGCTGGCACCGGCATGCACATGCACGTCAGTCTGGCCGATGGTGAGGGACGTAATCTGTTCGCCTCGGAAGATCCGGCCGGCACCCCGCTGCTGCGCACGGCGATCGGCGGCATGCTCGCCTCCTTGCTCGATACGTTGTTGCTGTTCTGCCCGAACGCCAACTCCTATCGTCGCTTCCAGGCCAACAGCTACGCACCTTTGGCGCCGACCTGGGGCGTCGACAACCGCACCGTCAGCCTGCGCGTACCGGGCGGGCCGGCCCACACCCGGCACATCGAACACCGCATCTGCGGTGCCGATGCCAACCCCTATCTGGCGGCAGCAGCGATTCTGGCCGGGATTCATCGCGGCATTCGTGAAGACCTGGATCCAGGTGCACCGGTCGAGGGCAACGGCTACGCGCAAGCGAAGGAATTGCTGCCGACCGATTGGCTGACTTCACTGCAGGCGCTGGAAAAATCAGCCTGGGCGCGGGATGCCTTGGGGCAGGAATTTCTTGGCGTGTATCTGGCGGTGAAACGTGCCGAGTACCGGCAGTTCATGGCTGAAGTGGGTGAGCAGGATTGGCGCTGGTATCTCACTGAAGCCTAAAGCCTCACCCTATTCTCTGTAGGAGTGAGCCTGCTCGCGATGACGGTGTGTCAGTTGACAAATATCTATCTGACACACCGTCATCGCGAGCAGGCTCACTCCTACAGGGGACCGCGTACTGAATTCGAATTCTGTGTGGACTTTTAACATGACCGAACGCTGCAATTCCTACTACACCGCCACCCTCAACCAGGACACCGATTACCCGACCCTGCAAGGCCGGCACAAGGTTGACGTGGTGATCATCGGCGGCGGTTTCACCGGCGTCGCCACCGCTGTCGAACTCGCCGAAAAAGGCCTGAAAGTCGCCATCGTCGAGAGCAACAAGATCGGCTGGGGCGCCACCGGCCGCAATGGCGGCCAAGTCACCGGCAGCCTTTCCGGCGACGGCGCCATGCGCAAACAGATGCGCGCGAAACTCGGTGACGACGTCGATGATTTCATCTGGCACCTGCGCTGGCGCGGGCATGAAATCATTCAGCAGCGCGTGAAAAAATACGCCATCCAGTGCGATCTCAAACACGGTCATCTGCACGCGGCGTACAAGCCCGGCCACATGACCGATCTGCGCAGCGATTACGCAGAAGCCGTGCGCCGCGGACTGGGCGACGAGGTCAGCCTGCTTGATCGCAGCCAGGTGCGCGACTTGCTGCAAAGCGACCTGTATC
This window encodes:
- a CDS encoding glutamine synthetase family protein, with amino-acid sequence MKFAAIEDARLFLEQNPDIDMIELFILDANGVPRGKLLHREELLAVYESGRPLPSTILGLTVQGEDVENSGLVWDVGDIDCRAYPLEGSLVRLPWRQIPTAAVQVSMHPTEGMPASIADPRHLLIKVIDSLKAEGYHPVMACELEFYLLDAKRDHNGRPQPALDADGGRPRHTQVYGLRELEQIEPFLADLYGACKLHGIPARTAISEYAPGQVEITLEHGDALAAMDQAVRYKRLVKAVAHKHGMQATFMAKPFDDLAGTGMHMHVSLADGEGRNLFASEDPAGTPLLRTAIGGMLASLLDTLLLFCPNANSYRRFQANSYAPLAPTWGVDNRTVSLRVPGGPAHTRHIEHRICGADANPYLAAAAILAGIHRGIREDLDPGAPVEGNGYAQAKELLPTDWLTSLQALEKSAWARDALGQEFLGVYLAVKRAEYRQFMAEVGEQDWRWYLTEA